From the genome of Miscanthus floridulus cultivar M001 chromosome 10, ASM1932011v1, whole genome shotgun sequence, one region includes:
- the LOC136489946 gene encoding mini zinc finger protein 1-like, giving the protein MGPQQDRYSSMANGTAAARSKEAKVVHYRECKRNYAASIGGHAVDGCREFMASGAVGTSAALACAACGCHRSFHRREVEAGHDRDCSCSSTSTSTSTTSG; this is encoded by the coding sequence ATGGGGCCTCAGCAAGACCGGTATTCGTCCATGGCGAAcggcacggcggcggcgaggagcaaGGAGGCGAAGGTGGTGCACTACCGGGAGTGCAAGCGCAACTACGCGGCGTCCATCGGCGGGCACGCCGTGGACGGGTGCCGGGAGTTCATGGCGTCGGGCGCGGTGGGCACGTCGGCGGCGCTGGCGTGCGCGGCCTGCGGGTGCCACCGCAGCTTCCACAGGCGCGAGGTGGAGGCCGGCCACGACCGcgactgctcctgctcctccacctccacctccacctccaccacctccggTTGA